The following are encoded together in the Kribbella voronezhensis genome:
- the aceB gene encoding malate synthase A, translating into MAIEIAGPMLERYDEILTERALELIERLHREFDGRRLELLEQRRERVAAIAAGGTLGFLPETAAVRDDPDWRVAPPAPGLVDRRVEITGPTDRKMTINALNAGAKVWLADQEDANTPLWENVIGGQLNLLDAVTRKIDFSTDAGKSYELGPDDELATIVVRPRGWHLPEKHLLVDGQRTSGSLVDFALYLVACGQLQLDRGLGPYFYLPKMESHLEARLWNDVFVAAQEFLGMPRGTIRATVLIETYPAAFEMEEILYELREHSAGLNAGRWDFMFSVIKTYRTRGTQYQLPDRNSVTMTVPFMRAYTELLVRTCHKRGAHAIGGMAAFIPSKDPAVNEQAFAKVDADKRREAGDGFDGSWVAHPGMVETCRAVFDEVLGSEPNQLGKLREDVHVTAEQLLDVGSTPGQVTEAGLRSNVSVAIQYLAAWLEGTGAVGIFNLMEDAATAEISRSQIWQWRHNKVTLDTGSVVTADLVTQIADEEIAKLGDDATRFAAARETFLEVALADDYTDFLTLPAYERFP; encoded by the coding sequence GTGGCGATCGAGATTGCCGGGCCGATGCTGGAGCGGTACGACGAGATCTTGACCGAGCGGGCGCTGGAACTGATCGAGCGGTTGCACCGGGAGTTCGACGGCCGGCGGCTGGAACTGCTCGAGCAGCGCCGGGAGCGCGTCGCCGCGATCGCCGCCGGGGGAACGCTCGGTTTCCTGCCCGAGACCGCGGCCGTCCGCGACGACCCCGACTGGCGGGTCGCGCCACCCGCGCCGGGGCTGGTGGACCGGCGGGTCGAGATCACCGGGCCGACCGACCGGAAGATGACGATCAACGCACTCAACGCCGGCGCCAAGGTCTGGCTCGCCGACCAGGAGGACGCGAACACGCCGCTGTGGGAGAACGTCATCGGCGGCCAGCTCAACCTGCTCGACGCGGTGACCCGCAAGATCGACTTCAGCACCGACGCCGGCAAGTCGTACGAACTGGGGCCCGACGACGAGCTCGCCACGATCGTCGTGCGACCGCGCGGCTGGCACCTGCCGGAGAAGCACCTGCTGGTCGACGGTCAGCGGACGTCGGGCTCCCTGGTCGACTTCGCGCTGTACCTCGTCGCCTGCGGGCAACTCCAGCTCGATCGCGGCCTTGGCCCGTACTTCTACCTGCCGAAGATGGAGTCGCACCTCGAAGCGCGACTGTGGAACGACGTGTTCGTGGCGGCGCAGGAGTTCCTCGGGATGCCGCGCGGCACGATCCGGGCGACCGTCCTGATCGAGACGTACCCGGCCGCGTTCGAGATGGAAGAGATCCTGTACGAGCTTCGCGAGCACTCCGCCGGCTTGAACGCGGGCCGCTGGGACTTCATGTTCAGCGTGATCAAGACGTACCGGACCCGAGGTACGCAGTACCAATTGCCCGACCGGAACTCGGTGACCATGACCGTGCCGTTCATGCGCGCCTACACCGAGCTCCTGGTCCGCACCTGCCACAAGCGCGGGGCGCACGCGATCGGCGGGATGGCGGCGTTCATCCCGAGCAAGGATCCCGCGGTGAACGAGCAGGCCTTCGCCAAGGTGGACGCCGACAAGCGGCGTGAGGCCGGCGACGGGTTCGACGGCTCGTGGGTGGCGCACCCCGGCATGGTCGAGACCTGTCGCGCCGTCTTCGACGAGGTGCTCGGCTCCGAACCGAACCAGCTCGGCAAGCTTCGCGAGGACGTCCACGTCACCGCCGAGCAACTGCTGGACGTCGGCTCGACGCCTGGTCAGGTGACCGAGGCCGGGCTGCGGAGCAATGTCAGCGTGGCGATCCAGTACCTCGCGGCGTGGCTCGAGGGCACCGGCGCGGTCGGCATCTTCAACCTGATGGAGGATGCCGCCACCGCCGAGATCTCGCGCTCGCAGATCTGGCAGTGGCGCCACAACAAGGTCACCCTCGACACCGGCTCCGTCGTCACCGCCGACCTGGTCACCCAGATCGCCGACGAGGAGATCGCCAAGCTCGGCGACGATGCCACCCGCTTCGCCGCCGCCCGCGAAACCTTCCTCGAAGTAGCGCTCGCGGACGACTACACCGACTTCCTCACCCTCCCCGCCTACGAACGCTTCCCCTGA
- a CDS encoding cupin domain-containing protein has protein sequence MSEPVRVIREVELVASDPTSGMLRKKAFELPILWAGKVETQPGAISGWHHHDRNETSLYVVSGILRLEFDGGDGYLDAVAGDFIHVPAFTIHRESNPGDEPSVAVIAGPAAASPPSTSRTFPADQGPRRRV, from the coding sequence ATGAGTGAGCCTGTTCGTGTGATTCGCGAGGTGGAGCTGGTCGCCTCGGATCCGACCAGCGGGATGCTGCGGAAGAAGGCGTTCGAGCTGCCGATCCTGTGGGCCGGGAAGGTCGAGACGCAGCCGGGCGCGATCTCGGGATGGCACCATCACGACCGCAACGAGACCAGCTTGTACGTCGTGTCGGGCATTCTCCGGCTGGAGTTCGACGGTGGCGACGGCTATCTGGACGCCGTCGCCGGCGACTTCATCCATGTACCGGCCTTCACCATCCATCGCGAGAGCAACCCCGGCGACGAGCCCTCCGTCGCCGTGATCGCCGGGCCGGCGGCGGCATCCCCACCGTCAACATCGAGAACTTTCCCCGCTGACCAGGGCCCCCGTCGCCGGGTGTGA
- a CDS encoding aldo/keto reductase, with product MVELGRTGLRVSRLGLGLASLGGMFAAVPEQQAIATIDRAWELGIRLFDTAPIYGYGLSEQRAGLALRGRPRNAFVLCSKVGRLIEPGGPDIQPIWADPPPGLGPRLDYSYAAVLRSFEESLTRMGIDRIDVLHIHDPELDFVTASTEAYRALTELRDRGTIKALSLGVNHADIAARFVRATGRGPDCILLAGRYTLLDQSGADDLLPLCRDLGIPVLAAGVFHGGALTTPALAPRIERLRTLCRRYGVPLLAAAVQFPLGHPAVPAVVVGARSPQEITEVAQLLHCEIPAELWAALEREELIPARAATG from the coding sequence ATGGTGGAGCTCGGGCGGACGGGGTTGCGGGTCAGCCGGCTGGGGTTGGGGCTGGCTTCGCTCGGTGGGATGTTCGCGGCGGTGCCGGAGCAGCAGGCGATCGCAACCATCGATCGCGCCTGGGAGCTGGGCATCCGGCTCTTCGACACCGCTCCGATCTACGGGTACGGACTGTCCGAGCAGCGCGCCGGTCTGGCTCTCCGCGGACGGCCGCGCAACGCCTTCGTCCTCTGCAGCAAGGTCGGCCGGCTGATCGAGCCCGGCGGCCCCGACATCCAGCCGATCTGGGCCGATCCACCACCCGGTCTCGGCCCGCGCCTGGACTACTCGTACGCCGCGGTGCTGCGCTCGTTCGAGGAGAGCCTGACCCGGATGGGCATCGACCGCATCGACGTCCTGCACATCCATGACCCCGAGCTCGACTTCGTCACCGCGTCCACGGAGGCCTACCGAGCGCTCACCGAGCTCCGCGACCGCGGCACGATCAAGGCGCTCTCGCTCGGCGTGAACCACGCGGACATTGCGGCGCGCTTCGTGCGAGCGACCGGTCGAGGACCCGACTGCATCCTGCTCGCCGGCCGCTACACGCTGCTCGACCAGTCCGGCGCGGACGACCTCCTGCCGCTGTGCCGCGACCTCGGCATCCCGGTCCTCGCCGCCGGCGTCTTCCACGGTGGCGCCCTCACCACCCCCGCGCTGGCCCCACGCATCGAGCGACTGCGCACGCTTTGCCGACGGTACGGCGTACCGTTGCTGGCCGCCGCGGTTCAGTTTCCGTTGGGGCACCCGGCCGTGCCGGCCGTTGTCGTCGGGGCGCGGAGTCCGCAGGAGATCACGGAGGTGGCGCAGTTGCTCCACTGCGAGATTCCGGCCGAGCTCTGGGCCGCGCTGGAGCGGGAAGAACTGATTCCTGCGCGTGCCGCCACTGGTTAG
- a CDS encoding YciI family protein, whose product MRYMLLHKTNDKLEAGLPPDADVLARADAVLEEMRQAGVLLIAEGLMPSSRGARIAFPGGGPRVVDGPFTETKELVAGVSIIRVDSKDEAVRWALRFAEADPGTEIDILELAG is encoded by the coding sequence ATGCGGTACATGCTCCTGCACAAGACGAACGACAAGCTCGAAGCGGGCCTGCCGCCCGACGCCGACGTGCTGGCGCGGGCGGACGCGGTGCTGGAGGAGATGCGGCAAGCCGGCGTACTGCTGATCGCGGAAGGGCTGATGCCGAGTTCGCGCGGCGCCCGGATCGCGTTTCCCGGCGGTGGTCCACGCGTCGTCGACGGACCGTTCACGGAGACCAAGGAACTGGTCGCCGGCGTCTCGATCATCCGGGTCGACTCCAAGGACGAAGCCGTCCGCTGGGCCCTCCGCTTCGCCGAGGCCGACCCGGGCACCGAAATCGACATCCTCGAACTGGCCGGCTGA
- a CDS encoding VWA domain-containing protein, which translates to MEIAIEDERMRRWRLVLGSEAEPETGTTLSAADKSVDAALAALYDAEPGETGTRRSAGLGSSAPRVARWLGDIRGYFPSTVVQVMQRDAVERLGITRLLMEPELLGAVEPDVHLVTTLLALNEVMPEETKQTAREVVGRVVAELEQRLAERTRAAVTGALDRAGRTGRPRHSDIDWDRTIRANLKHFSPSLGTIVPDRLVGYARRNHSVQRDIVLAIDQSGSMAESVVYASLFGAVLGSMRALRTSLVVFDTAVVDLTDQLDDPVDVLFGTQLGGGTDINRALAYCEGLIARPAETVLVLISDLYEGGVREELLRRARSLVESGVQVIALLALADSGAPSYDGDNAAALTDLGIPTFACTPDLFPDLMAAAIRHEDITAWAAVNLAE; encoded by the coding sequence ATGGAGATCGCCATCGAAGACGAACGGATGCGGCGCTGGCGCCTCGTCCTCGGCAGCGAAGCCGAACCGGAGACCGGTACGACGTTGTCGGCCGCCGACAAGTCGGTCGACGCGGCCCTCGCCGCCCTGTACGACGCCGAGCCGGGCGAGACCGGAACGCGCCGGTCGGCCGGCCTCGGTTCGTCGGCGCCTCGGGTCGCGCGGTGGTTGGGTGACATCCGCGGCTACTTCCCGAGCACCGTCGTCCAAGTGATGCAGCGCGACGCGGTCGAGCGACTCGGGATCACCCGGCTGCTGATGGAACCCGAACTCCTCGGCGCGGTCGAGCCCGACGTCCACCTGGTCACCACGTTGCTGGCATTGAACGAAGTGATGCCCGAGGAGACCAAGCAGACGGCGCGCGAGGTGGTCGGCCGAGTCGTCGCCGAGCTCGAGCAACGTCTGGCCGAGAGGACGCGGGCGGCCGTGACCGGTGCGCTCGACCGCGCCGGGCGGACCGGCCGGCCGCGGCACTCGGACATCGACTGGGACCGGACGATCCGGGCCAACCTGAAGCACTTCTCGCCGTCGCTCGGGACGATCGTGCCGGACCGGCTGGTCGGCTACGCCCGGCGTAACCACAGCGTCCAGCGCGACATCGTGCTGGCGATCGACCAGTCCGGGTCGATGGCCGAATCGGTCGTCTACGCGAGTCTGTTCGGTGCCGTACTGGGCTCGATGCGCGCGCTGCGGACCAGCCTGGTCGTCTTCGACACGGCCGTGGTCGATCTGACGGACCAGTTGGACGACCCGGTCGACGTGCTCTTCGGAACCCAGCTCGGCGGCGGGACGGACATCAACCGCGCCTTGGCGTACTGCGAGGGACTGATCGCGCGGCCGGCCGAGACGGTGCTGGTACTGATCAGCGACCTGTACGAGGGCGGCGTACGGGAGGAACTGTTGCGCCGGGCTCGCTCGCTGGTGGAGTCCGGCGTACAGGTGATCGCGCTGCTGGCACTCGCCGACTCGGGCGCCCCGTCGTACGACGGTGACAACGCGGCGGCGCTCACCGACCTGGGCATCCCCACCTTCGCGTGCACCCCGGACCTCTTCCCCGACCTGATGGCCGCGGCCATCCGCCACGAAGACATCACCGCCTGGGCAGCCGTGAACCTCGCGGAGTAA
- a CDS encoding DUF5682 family protein, with the protein MTTTDPDTGPRTEPTGEGAGIESGAEARGPVRLFGIRHHGPGSARALATALAELRPDIVLIEGPPEADKIVELAGDEEMVPPVALLAYAVDDSTRAAFWPFAVFSPEWQAIRYALAAGVPVRFCDLPAAQQFASSGSAGRRGLSIDPLATLAEAGGYDDPERWWDDVIEHRRDGAEPFTVIAEAMGELRIGEEATGREAQREAYMRTVIRKALKEGFERIAVVCGAWHVPALELPLPPATHDARILKGLPKRKVACTWVPWTHGRLATASGYGAGVTSPGWYHHLFTAPDQITTRWLSKVARVLRAEDLPVSSAHVIEAVRLAETLAALRERPLAGLSEVTEATRAVMCGGNDVLLDLVTREAVVGELLGAVPAATPQAPVAADLAAQARRLRLKRDAVERVVELDLRKPNDLEKSRLLHRLRILGIDWGVPTADERRNQGTFRETWTLSWDPGLEVDLVAAGAHGTTVLGAATTTMLRVADESSTLAAVTAALERSLLADLADALPALLAGVDTRAAKDADVGHLMAALPALARSARYGDVRGSDTGGLGSVASRMVSRVCAGLARTVHGLDPEAAAKVLELIDGVQDATALLPAEVRGEWLATLEGLSDRPSVPPLIAGRLTRLMLDTSRLESREVGLRLGRVLTPGTPTGDAAGYIEGFLAGGGLLLIHDEHLLALVDSWLAGIRDDDFVEVLPLLRRTFGTFAPPERRSIGSRASRLGPAGRIRVVAEDNELDEELAATVLPAVARLLGV; encoded by the coding sequence ATGACTACGACCGACCCCGACACCGGGCCGCGCACCGAACCCACCGGCGAGGGCGCCGGGATCGAGTCCGGCGCCGAGGCGCGGGGCCCGGTTCGGTTGTTCGGGATCAGGCATCACGGGCCGGGGTCGGCGCGGGCGTTGGCGACCGCGCTCGCCGAACTGCGCCCGGACATCGTGCTGATCGAGGGTCCGCCCGAGGCCGACAAGATCGTCGAGTTGGCGGGTGACGAGGAGATGGTTCCGCCGGTCGCGTTGCTGGCGTACGCGGTGGACGACTCGACGCGGGCGGCGTTCTGGCCGTTCGCGGTGTTCAGCCCGGAGTGGCAGGCGATCCGGTACGCGCTGGCGGCCGGCGTACCGGTTCGGTTCTGTGATCTCCCGGCCGCGCAGCAGTTCGCGTCGTCCGGGTCGGCGGGCCGGCGCGGGCTGTCGATCGATCCGCTGGCGACGCTGGCCGAGGCGGGTGGGTACGACGATCCGGAGCGTTGGTGGGACGACGTCATCGAGCACCGGCGCGACGGCGCCGAGCCGTTCACCGTGATCGCCGAGGCGATGGGCGAGCTACGCATCGGCGAGGAGGCGACCGGCCGGGAGGCGCAACGGGAGGCCTACATGCGGACGGTGATCCGGAAGGCTTTGAAGGAGGGCTTCGAACGGATCGCCGTGGTCTGCGGCGCGTGGCACGTGCCTGCCTTGGAGCTGCCGTTGCCGCCGGCAACTCACGATGCCCGCATCCTGAAAGGCCTGCCGAAGCGGAAGGTCGCGTGCACCTGGGTGCCGTGGACGCATGGCCGGCTGGCGACGGCCAGTGGGTACGGCGCGGGAGTCACCTCACCGGGCTGGTATCACCACCTGTTCACCGCGCCCGACCAGATCACCACCCGCTGGCTCTCGAAGGTTGCCCGGGTACTGCGAGCCGAGGACCTGCCGGTGTCCAGCGCTCACGTGATCGAGGCGGTCCGGCTGGCCGAAACGCTGGCGGCTCTGCGTGAGCGGCCGCTGGCCGGACTGAGCGAAGTCACCGAGGCGACTCGTGCGGTGATGTGCGGGGGAAACGACGTACTGCTTGACCTGGTGACACGGGAAGCCGTGGTCGGCGAGTTGCTGGGCGCCGTACCGGCTGCTACTCCGCAAGCGCCGGTCGCGGCGGACCTGGCTGCGCAGGCGCGACGGTTGCGGCTGAAGCGGGACGCCGTGGAGCGGGTGGTCGAGCTCGATCTGCGGAAGCCGAACGATCTGGAGAAGTCGCGGCTGCTGCATCGGCTGCGGATCCTGGGGATCGACTGGGGTGTGCCGACGGCAGACGAGCGCCGCAACCAGGGGACGTTCCGCGAGACGTGGACGCTGAGCTGGGATCCCGGGCTGGAGGTGGATCTCGTGGCTGCGGGCGCACACGGTACGACGGTGCTCGGTGCGGCGACCACGACGATGCTGAGGGTCGCCGACGAGTCGTCGACGCTCGCTGCGGTGACGGCGGCCCTGGAGCGCTCGTTGCTCGCTGACCTGGCTGATGCTTTGCCGGCGTTGCTGGCCGGGGTGGATACGAGGGCGGCCAAGGATGCCGACGTCGGTCACCTGATGGCTGCCCTGCCCGCATTGGCCCGCTCCGCGCGGTACGGCGATGTGCGCGGCAGCGACACCGGCGGGCTCGGGTCGGTCGCGAGCCGGATGGTTTCGCGGGTCTGTGCCGGGCTGGCGCGGACCGTGCACGGGCTTGACCCCGAGGCCGCGGCGAAGGTGCTGGAGTTGATCGACGGCGTCCAGGACGCGACGGCGTTGCTGCCGGCCGAGGTCCGCGGCGAATGGCTGGCGACGCTGGAAGGGCTGAGCGATCGGCCGTCGGTGCCGCCGCTGATCGCCGGGCGGCTGACCCGGTTGATGCTCGACACGTCCCGGCTGGAATCTCGCGAGGTCGGGCTGCGACTGGGCCGCGTGCTGACGCCCGGTACGCCGACCGGCGATGCGGCCGGCTACATCGAAGGGTTCTTGGCCGGTGGTGGATTGCTGCTGATCCACGACGAGCATCTGCTGGCGTTGGTGGATTCGTGGCTGGCGGGGATCCGCGACGACGACTTCGTCGAGGTGCTGCCGTTGCTGCGGAGGACGTTCGGCACCTTCGCCCCACCGGAGCGGCGCTCGATCGGCTCGCGGGCTTCCCGGCTCGGCCCTGCTGGTCGCATCCGCGTAGTTGCCGAGGACAACGAACTGGACGAGGAACTGGCCGCCACGGTGCTGCCGGCCGTCGCCCGATTGCTGGGGGTGTGA
- a CDS encoding ATP-binding protein: MTEVLRPHAEDEYADELAALIASDDRPRPPAWRMSPAAVVTYLLGGKAAEVEITPKYVGPRRLVEVAVATLATDRALLLLGVPGTAKTWVSEHLAAAISGDSTLLVQGTAGTAEEAIRYGWNYAQLIAQGPSEAALVPSPVHRAMADAKIARIEELTRMPSDVQDALITILSEKTLPIAELGTEVQARKGFNVIATANDRDKGINELSSALRRRFNTVVLPLPDSAEDEVEIVSRRVSQLGSSLELPQPDDALAEIRRVVTVFRELRAGRTEDGRTAVKSPSGTLSTAEAISVVTGGLALAAHFGDGVLRSYDVAGGILGAVVKDPSADRVVWSEYLETVVREREGWSDFYRACRDISG, from the coding sequence ATGACTGAAGTACTGCGGCCGCACGCCGAGGACGAGTACGCCGACGAGCTGGCCGCGCTGATCGCCTCGGACGACCGGCCCCGGCCGCCGGCCTGGCGGATGTCCCCGGCCGCGGTGGTGACCTATCTGCTCGGCGGGAAAGCCGCCGAGGTCGAGATCACGCCGAAGTACGTCGGTCCGCGGCGGCTGGTCGAGGTCGCGGTGGCGACGCTGGCGACGGATCGCGCGCTGCTGCTGCTCGGCGTACCGGGAACCGCGAAGACCTGGGTGAGTGAGCATCTGGCCGCGGCGATCAGTGGCGACTCCACCCTGCTGGTGCAGGGGACGGCGGGCACGGCCGAGGAGGCGATCCGGTACGGCTGGAACTACGCGCAACTGATTGCCCAGGGCCCCAGTGAGGCCGCGCTCGTGCCGAGTCCCGTGCACCGGGCGATGGCGGACGCGAAGATCGCCCGGATCGAAGAGCTGACCCGGATGCCGTCGGACGTCCAGGATGCACTGATCACGATTCTGTCGGAGAAGACGCTGCCGATCGCCGAGCTGGGAACGGAAGTCCAGGCCCGCAAGGGATTCAACGTCATCGCGACGGCGAACGACCGGGACAAGGGCATCAACGAGTTGTCGAGCGCGTTGCGGCGCCGGTTCAACACGGTGGTCCTGCCATTGCCGGACTCGGCCGAGGACGAGGTGGAGATCGTCTCGCGGCGCGTCTCGCAGCTGGGGTCGTCGCTCGAGTTGCCGCAGCCCGACGACGCCCTGGCTGAGATCCGCCGGGTGGTGACGGTGTTCCGCGAGTTGCGCGCTGGTCGCACGGAGGACGGCCGTACTGCGGTGAAGTCGCCCTCGGGAACGCTTTCGACCGCAGAGGCGATCAGCGTGGTGACGGGCGGACTCGCGCTGGCCGCGCACTTCGGCGACGGAGTGCTGCGCTCGTACGACGTGGCGGGCGGCATCCTCGGCGCGGTGGTGAAGGATCCGTCGGCGGACCGGGTGGTCTGGTCGGAGTACCTCGAGACGGTGGTGCGCGAGCGGGAAGGCTGGTCCGACTTCTACCGCGCCTGCCGGGACATCAGCGGATGA
- a CDS encoding DUF5691 domain-containing protein, translated as MRGWDGLVSSALLGTERRPAHFDELPESIREQLGDGGLLDAAALATVYKRAGRKPLEGLEPLPQATGEDKPLPRRAAVRRLAAMLGGFQTAALGEWLRAADARGWGVPPEHLPALADYARGRSEYRPLVVKAAGRRASWLAELNPEWRFLHEAVADSNKVEIWTHGNAIQRRSWLRELRRRDPIAALEALREVWPAEVAPTRVEFLTLLGSELSLADEEFFEAALDDRSKEVRRAAAALLARLPGSQYGERMAARVRSHLMVSQGVLAVTLPSRVDAAMQRDGIDPQPQEGIGKRAWWFRQILAAAPLAASEPEYLQLTVEGCAPEVLQVAWAEAAVRERNVEWARALLQTKAATGNRIAELLRVLPDDEWVPALEVLRAQVDLAELVGGLPVPWPPALGQMVLDLLMKVGTGRKWARLASIAARAVPPEVLNHPITREPTGEEDTWRLRLVETLIFRREMYEELS; from the coding sequence GTGAGGGGCTGGGACGGGTTGGTGAGTTCGGCGTTGCTCGGGACGGAGCGGCGGCCGGCGCATTTCGACGAGTTGCCGGAGTCGATCCGGGAGCAGCTCGGTGACGGTGGACTGCTGGACGCCGCAGCGCTAGCGACCGTCTACAAACGCGCGGGGCGGAAGCCGCTCGAAGGGTTGGAGCCGTTGCCGCAAGCAACAGGTGAGGACAAACCCTTGCCGCGCCGGGCCGCCGTCCGACGGCTGGCCGCGATGCTCGGTGGGTTCCAGACGGCAGCGCTCGGGGAGTGGTTGCGGGCCGCCGACGCCCGCGGCTGGGGGGTGCCGCCCGAGCACCTGCCCGCCCTGGCCGACTACGCCCGCGGACGCTCGGAGTACAGGCCGTTGGTGGTCAAGGCGGCCGGGCGGCGGGCGAGTTGGCTCGCCGAGCTCAACCCGGAGTGGCGGTTCCTGCACGAAGCGGTTGCTGACAGCAACAAGGTCGAGATCTGGACGCACGGCAACGCGATCCAGCGCCGGAGCTGGTTGCGCGAGTTGCGTCGCCGCGATCCCATCGCCGCACTGGAGGCCCTTCGTGAGGTCTGGCCGGCCGAGGTGGCGCCGACCAGGGTCGAGTTCCTTACCCTCTTGGGCAGCGAGTTGTCCCTGGCGGACGAGGAGTTTTTCGAGGCGGCGCTCGACGACCGATCGAAGGAGGTCCGCCGGGCCGCGGCCGCCTTGCTCGCGCGGCTGCCTGGTTCGCAGTACGGCGAACGGATGGCGGCGCGGGTGAGGTCGCACCTGATGGTCAGTCAGGGTGTTCTCGCGGTGACCTTGCCCTCGCGGGTCGACGCGGCGATGCAGCGGGACGGGATCGATCCGCAGCCGCAGGAGGGGATCGGCAAACGCGCTTGGTGGTTCCGGCAGATCCTCGCCGCGGCGCCACTGGCGGCCTCCGAGCCGGAGTATCTGCAGCTGACGGTCGAGGGATGCGCTCCCGAAGTACTGCAGGTGGCCTGGGCCGAAGCGGCCGTGCGCGAGCGGAACGTCGAGTGGGCTCGTGCGTTGCTGCAGACCAAGGCTGCCACGGGCAACAGGATCGCCGAGTTGCTGCGGGTGCTGCCCGACGACGAATGGGTGCCGGCGCTCGAAGTACTGCGCGCCCAGGTCGATCTTGCGGAGCTGGTCGGCGGGTTGCCGGTTCCGTGGCCGCCGGCGCTCGGCCAAATGGTGCTCGACCTGCTCATGAAGGTGGGAACAGGCCGCAAGTGGGCTCGTCTGGCGAGCATCGCGGCCCGCGCCGTACCGCCCGAGGTACTGAACCATCCGATCACTCGCGAGCCGACCGGTGAGGAAGACACCTGGCGGCTGCGTCTCGTCGAGACCCTGATCTTCCGCCGGGAAATGTACGAGGAGCTGTCATGA
- a CDS encoding SWIM zinc finger family protein — MGPWDVERVLALAPDAASAKAGQSQANPAKWSEQGSSERAVWGLCQGSGKKPYQTIVDLSGPAYRCSCPSRKFPCKHALGLLLQWSTNLIAAGSEPPWVTEWVEERANRADRAAERAEKKPGEVVDPLAAQQRVARRMERVAGGMAELRGWLDDQVRQGLSGFEQRGSAELSRLAARMVDAQAPGVAGSVRRAAGVVGRGHGWPGELLEELSLIHLTVSAHARLAELPPSLADTVQSRIGWTVETARVLAEGEKVEDDWLVLGRVIEPDDHLTVRRVWLRGASTGRLALILNFAAGGRQLDPLPGRPGELVPGVLSFYPGVLPMRALLTQSAPRLPGPRPSGFTAKQALASYVESLAADPWNERWPLVLADVRPARNGDGWALVDETGGLELLPGVDPWKLLAVSAGDPITVAGEWNRAGFKPMTCWHTDRPVVLS, encoded by the coding sequence GTGGGGCCTTGGGATGTCGAGCGGGTGCTGGCGCTTGCCCCTGATGCCGCCTCGGCCAAGGCGGGGCAGAGCCAGGCGAATCCGGCCAAGTGGTCGGAGCAGGGCAGTTCGGAGCGGGCTGTCTGGGGGCTTTGTCAGGGCAGTGGCAAGAAGCCGTACCAGACGATCGTCGACCTGAGCGGTCCCGCGTATCGCTGTAGCTGCCCGAGCCGGAAGTTCCCCTGCAAGCACGCACTCGGGCTGCTCCTGCAGTGGTCCACGAACCTGATCGCCGCCGGCAGCGAACCGCCGTGGGTGACCGAGTGGGTCGAAGAGCGCGCGAATCGAGCAGATCGTGCGGCCGAGCGCGCGGAGAAGAAGCCTGGTGAGGTGGTCGATCCGCTCGCGGCGCAGCAGCGGGTGGCCCGCCGGATGGAGCGCGTCGCGGGTGGGATGGCCGAGTTGCGCGGCTGGCTGGACGATCAGGTGCGGCAGGGGCTGAGCGGCTTCGAGCAGCGCGGGTCCGCCGAGCTGAGCCGCCTCGCCGCGCGGATGGTGGACGCGCAGGCGCCGGGCGTTGCAGGTTCCGTACGCCGGGCGGCGGGCGTCGTCGGCCGGGGCCACGGTTGGCCGGGTGAGCTGCTGGAGGAGCTCTCGCTGATCCACCTCACCGTGTCGGCCCATGCGCGGCTGGCGGAGTTGCCGCCGTCGCTCGCGGACACCGTGCAGTCGCGGATCGGCTGGACCGTCGAGACCGCGCGAGTGCTGGCCGAAGGCGAGAAGGTCGAGGACGACTGGCTCGTGCTCGGCCGCGTGATCGAGCCCGACGACCACCTGACCGTACGGCGGGTGTGGTTGCGCGGCGCTTCGACCGGCAGACTCGCCCTGATCCTGAACTTCGCCGCGGGTGGCCGCCAGCTCGATCCGTTGCCGGGCCGCCCCGGCGAGCTCGTCCCCGGCGTACTGTCCTTCTACCCCGGCGTCCTGCCGATGCGCGCGCTGCTCACCCAGTCGGCGCCACGTCTGCCCGGGCCGCGCCCGAGCGGCTTCACCGCGAAACAGGCCCTGGCCTCGTACGTCGAGTCGCTCGCGGCCGACCCGTGGAACGAACGCTGGCCCTTGGTGCTGGCCGATGTGCGACCAGCGCGCAACGGCGACGGCTGGGCCCTGGTCGACGAGACCGGCGGGCTGGAACTGCTGCCGGGCGTGGATCCGTGGAAGCTGCTCGCCGTCTCGGCGGGCGACCCGATCACCGTTGCCGGCGAGTGGAATCGCGCGGGCTTCAAACCGATGACCTGCTGGCACACCGACCGCCCGGTGGTGCTGTCATGA